CGAGGACATCGCCTACTATCGCGACGAAGGCCGCTCGGTGCTGCGCCAGCGGCTGGCCCTCGATGCGGCCCAGGCCGCGGGCCTGCGGGATTTCCTGCTGTGGAACCTGCGCCCGGAAAACGCCCGCTACGCCTATGACTACTTCACCGACAACTGCACCACGCGGGTGCGCGATGCGCTCGACCGTGCGCTCGGCGGCGCGCTGCATCGGGCGCTCGCGGCCCGTCCGGGCGGGCCGACTTACCGGCAGCAGACCGACCGCCTGATGCGCGCGCAGCCGGCGCTGATGCTGCTGCTCGATCTCGGGCTCGGTCCCTACGCCGATCGCCCGCTCGATGCCTGGCAGGCCAGCTTTCTGCCGCAGGTCCTGGCCGAACAGTTGCGCGCCATCGCCCTGCCCGGCCCGAGCGGCGCCCCGATGGCGCTGGTGCGCGCCGAGACGTCGCTGGCGGCGGGCCGCATCGCGGCGGCGGACGAACCGCCAGACCTGCGCCCACCCCTGGCGCTCGCCGGGCTGGCACTGGCCGCGCTGCTGCTCCTGGCGCGGCGCCGCTGGCCCACCGGTTTCGCCGTGCTGGCCACGTTGTACCTGCTCGCCGCGGGTATCGTCGGCGTGCTGCTGCTCGCGCTGTGGACGCTGACTGCGCATCGCGCCGCCTGGGCCAATGCCAATATCCTGCTGTTCAGCCCGCTGGCGCTGGCCTTGCTGGCCACGCCCTGGCGTGTGCGCCGCGGCCTTGCCCCGACCGGCCTGGCGCAGACGGCGCTGACCTTGCAGCTGGTCGCCGCGCTGATCGCCGTGCTGTTGCATCTGCTGCCCGGTCCGGGCCAGCAGAATCAGCCCTGGCTGCTGTTCGCGCTGCCGTGCTGGCTGGCGCTGGCCTGGCTCACCCGGCGTCCGGCTGCGGTCGC
The DNA window shown above is from Aerosticca soli and carries:
- a CDS encoding DUF4105 domain-containing protein, coding for MHRPRRRPFLSCVGRLGLAGCLLLFTGLIRAGIADAPGTALEVSLITYGPGETYWERFGHDAIELRDRMSGEAVNFNYGVFDFDESGFLLNFARGRMTYRMDAVPSDEDIAYYRDEGRSVLRQRLALDAAQAAGLRDFLLWNLRPENARYAYDYFTDNCTTRVRDALDRALGGALHRALAARPGGPTYRQQTDRLMRAQPALMLLLDLGLGPYADRPLDAWQASFLPQVLAEQLRAIALPGPSGAPMALVRAETSLAAGRIAAADEPPDLRPPLALAGLALAALLLLARRRWPTGFAVLATLYLLAAGIVGVLLLALWTLTAHRAAWANANILLFSPLALALLATPWRVRRGLAPTGLAQTALTLQLVAALIAVLLHLLPGPGQQNQPWLLFALPCWLALAWLTRRPAAVAAGGIGE